Proteins from a single region of Pseudomonas sp. 10S4:
- a CDS encoding glutathione S-transferase, with translation MTSSKSQFETSTLPMMKIHDWFDGPYPARVRIALAEKGLLSRIEFVSVNLWTGEHKKPEFLAINYSGTLPVLELNDGTLIAECTAITQYLDALDGNPTLSGQTPVEKGLIHMMTKRAEIEFLDSVSAYFHHATPGLGPQVELYQNPEWGGRMRDKAVRGMHYFDSVLKNQPFVAGDKFSMADIAVLGGMIFASLVKIPVPDECEALRAWHATMQERPSVQEWRAMVQRGAPQR, from the coding sequence TTCGAAACATCTACGCTTCCTATGATGAAAATCCACGACTGGTTCGATGGCCCCTACCCCGCTCGCGTGCGCATCGCATTGGCGGAAAAGGGTCTGCTTTCTCGAATCGAATTTGTATCGGTCAACCTGTGGACAGGCGAGCACAAGAAACCCGAGTTTCTGGCCATCAACTACTCCGGAACGCTACCCGTGCTGGAGTTGAATGACGGCACGCTCATAGCGGAGTGCACGGCTATTACTCAATACCTGGACGCATTGGATGGTAATCCCACCCTTAGCGGGCAAACGCCTGTAGAGAAAGGCCTCATCCACATGATGACCAAGCGTGCCGAAATCGAGTTTCTTGACTCGGTCAGCGCGTACTTTCATCACGCCACTCCGGGGCTTGGTCCGCAGGTCGAGCTCTATCAAAACCCCGAATGGGGCGGCCGCATGCGCGACAAGGCGGTCAGAGGCATGCACTATTTCGACAGCGTTCTCAAAAATCAGCCGTTCGTTGCGGGTGACAAGTTCTCCATGGCCGATATCGCGGTCCTGGGCGGCATGATTTTCGCCTCGCTGGTCAAAATCCCCGTGCCCGATGAATGTGAAGCGTTGCGGGCATGGCACGCAACGATGCAGGAAAGGCCGAGCGTCCAGGAATGGCGAGCGATGGTGCAGCGTGGCGCACCTCAGCGTTGA
- a CDS encoding tyrosine-type recombinase/integrase: MIDDAAREELIVKRDLRGLFEFAFFTGMRPQEIIALRWDTVDLEKRQAHVCRAVAQGVIKERTKTKKNRHVLLNGRALHVLEFAAQYVKRRKVGTGSIKEFPYVFPPSKMS, translated from the coding sequence TTGATCGATGATGCTGCGCGTGAGGAGCTCATCGTAAAGCGGGATCTACGCGGCCTTTTTGAGTTTGCGTTCTTCACCGGCATGCGCCCCCAGGAAATTATTGCGCTGCGCTGGGATACCGTGGATTTGGAGAAGCGCCAGGCGCACGTCTGCCGCGCCGTAGCCCAAGGGGTGATCAAAGAGCGCACCAAAACGAAGAAGAATCGGCATGTCCTGCTCAATGGTCGTGCATTACACGTCCTTGAATTCGCGGCTCAGTACGTGAAACGGCGCAAAGTCGGGACCGGTTCTATCAAGGAATTCCCCTACGTTTTCCCGCCCTCCAAGATGAGCTAG
- a CDS encoding GIY-YIG nuclease family protein has translation MEEYYVTGYVYFIQAGDDLAIKIGSKIEPLAKRILKLQTANHLKLRLVGAIDLRKLTGLDTLGRVEFSILAKRKEAEIQARFSGARIHGEWFNITNDLVNYIEQVSNVN, from the coding sequence ATGGAAGAGTATTACGTTACGGGGTACGTCTATTTCATTCAGGCTGGAGATGATCTGGCTATAAAAATAGGTTCAAAAATAGAACCGCTAGCGAAGCGTATTCTTAAATTGCAAACTGCAAATCACCTAAAATTGAGGCTGGTCGGCGCCATAGATTTACGGAAGTTGACCGGGCTTGATACACTCGGAAGAGTTGAATTTTCAATTCTGGCGAAACGAAAAGAAGCAGAAATACAGGCCAGGTTTTCAGGTGCGCGTATCCATGGCGAGTGGTTCAATATAACCAATGATCTTGTTAATTATATTGAGCAGGTTTCTAATGTTAATTGA
- a CDS encoding IS1182 family transposase, translating to MKRFIEGEARTQVTLLPACLDDYVAEENPVRVVDVFVDELDLGALGFEGVDPAATGRPAYHPAVLLKIYIYGYLNRIQSSRRLERETERNVELMWLTGRLAPDFKTIADFRKDNGKAIRSVCRQFVVLCRNLNLFSQSIIAIDGSKFKAVNNRDRNFTQGKVKARMQQIEQSIDRYLAAMDSADRATPEVAEAKGERLKEKIETLKKQMQKLKEVEAQLHESPDQQISLTDPDARSMATSGRGTGTVGYNVQTAVDDKHHLIIAHEVTNVGNDRGQLSNMANQAREEIGAESLTVVADRGYYKGLEILACEQAGITTFVPKPLTSGSKAEGRFGKQDFIYLAASDEYRCPAGQLLTRRHSSTEDGMLLHCYYFSGCQSCSMQKQCTTGKERRVKRWEHEAVVDAMQVRLEHDPGKMKVRRQTVEHPFGTLKYWMGATHFLTKTLPRVSTEMSLHVLAYNLKRMMSIFGIAGLLEAIRA from the coding sequence ATGAAACGATTTATTGAAGGTGAGGCTCGGACGCAAGTCACCTTGCTGCCGGCGTGTCTGGACGATTACGTAGCCGAAGAAAATCCAGTGCGCGTGGTCGATGTTTTCGTCGATGAACTCGACCTGGGCGCACTTGGTTTTGAGGGCGTCGATCCTGCCGCAACTGGTCGTCCGGCCTATCACCCAGCGGTGTTGCTGAAGATCTATATCTACGGCTACCTCAATCGAATTCAGTCCAGCCGCCGGCTTGAGCGTGAGACCGAGCGCAACGTCGAGTTGATGTGGTTAACGGGGCGTTTGGCTCCGGACTTCAAAACCATTGCCGACTTTCGCAAAGACAACGGCAAAGCCATTCGCAGCGTATGCCGCCAGTTTGTAGTTCTTTGCCGCAACCTCAATCTCTTCTCTCAGTCGATCATCGCCATCGACGGCAGCAAATTCAAAGCCGTCAATAATCGCGATCGCAACTTCACTCAGGGCAAGGTGAAGGCACGCATGCAGCAGATCGAGCAGAGCATTGATCGCTATCTGGCGGCGATGGATTCGGCGGATCGGGCAACGCCCGAAGTGGCCGAGGCCAAAGGAGAGCGGCTGAAAGAAAAGATAGAAACACTAAAAAAGCAGATGCAGAAACTCAAGGAAGTCGAGGCACAGCTCCACGAAAGTCCAGACCAGCAGATTTCCCTCACAGACCCAGATGCACGCTCAATGGCCACGAGCGGTCGAGGCACCGGGACGGTTGGCTACAACGTGCAAACCGCTGTCGATGACAAACACCATTTGATCATTGCCCATGAGGTGACCAACGTTGGCAATGATCGCGGGCAGCTGAGCAATATGGCGAACCAAGCGCGTGAAGAAATTGGAGCTGAATCGCTAACGGTGGTGGCTGATCGAGGCTATTACAAAGGTCTGGAAATCCTTGCTTGCGAGCAAGCCGGCATCACTACCTTCGTACCGAAACCCCTCACATCTGGCAGCAAAGCGGAAGGCAGATTCGGCAAGCAGGATTTCATCTATCTTGCGGCGTCGGACGAGTATCGATGCCCTGCGGGGCAGTTACTAACCAGGCGACATTCGTCGACGGAAGACGGCATGTTATTGCATTGTTATTACTTCTCGGGCTGCCAGTCCTGCTCAATGCAAAAGCAATGCACGACGGGTAAGGAGCGTCGGGTTAAGCGCTGGGAACATGAAGCGGTAGTTGATGCGATGCAGGTTCGATTGGAGCATGACCCGGGGAAGATGAAGGTTCGCCGCCAGACTGTTGAGCATCCTTTTGGAACGCTCAAATATTGGATGGGAGCCACCCACTTCCTGACCAAAACACTACCGCGGGTAAGTACTGAGATGAGCCTTCATGTGCTCGCCTACAACCTCAAACGAATGATGAGCATCTTCGGCATCGCAGGACTGCTTGAGGCGATCAGGGCGTGA
- a CDS encoding LysE family translocator has protein sequence MPDATNLYLFIAAALMLLIVPGPNMAIVSSHAVAHGWRAGLAAALGITLADVLMTVMVSAGLGALVMSWAPAFDLLRWAGACYLMWLAWQALKTPPADTDTQATQASFRKILARATLNSLLNPKALLFFMVFLPQFVSVGASSVTSQLMFLGLLLALIALIFHSLLGFCAGRLHGRLSKGMISKRLGAYGFAAVMTALAARLLLLNRPL, from the coding sequence ATGCCGGACGCCACTAACCTCTACCTATTTATTGCCGCCGCCTTGATGTTGCTGATCGTGCCTGGCCCTAACATGGCTATCGTCAGCAGCCATGCAGTTGCCCACGGCTGGCGCGCCGGCCTCGCCGCAGCACTAGGAATAACCCTGGCCGATGTGCTGATGACCGTCATGGTTAGCGCAGGTCTCGGTGCGCTGGTGATGAGTTGGGCGCCGGCGTTTGACTTGCTACGGTGGGCTGGGGCTTGTTATCTGATGTGGCTGGCCTGGCAGGCATTGAAGACTCCTCCTGCGGACACTGATACTCAAGCTACACAGGCTTCGTTTCGGAAGATCCTTGCCCGAGCCACGCTCAACAGTCTGTTAAACCCTAAGGCGCTGTTGTTCTTCATGGTATTCCTGCCGCAGTTCGTCAGCGTAGGTGCCAGCAGCGTCACCTCGCAATTGATGTTCTTAGGTTTGTTGCTTGCGCTGATCGCATTGATCTTCCATTCCCTGCTCGGATTTTGCGCCGGACGGCTGCATGGGCGCCTCAGCAAAGGCATGATATCTAAACGCCTTGGTGCTTATGGCTTCGCTGCGGTAATGACAGCTCTGGCGGCACGTTTACTGCTGCTCAACCGGCCGCTTTAA
- a CDS encoding TolC family protein encodes MFDPSSAWDVCAGDAKTDLTLLDIVSSALCHNPKTRDAWANVKVQAAQVGVSEAAYLPTLNGTMQAAKDNSNSRGTAADPFDVQSSSRYQSAGLTLTWLLYDFGARSAGVHYAKSKLASALAGQDSALQTVFANTVKDYYAAFVAQKNMQATRDIEADAKRVLDAATVRVQHGVAAVSDQLQAQTSYFQATFNRHKAEGDWLSSLGLMAIDMGRRPNQPLHLVDADSVTLPTQSFVQSVDQLLQTAQERHPSLIAARADLAAAQANEEVVRAQGRPTISFVGKYNYDNQPQSSGAGQQYFGETVRDRSVGLQVNIPLFEGFTRTYQVRGAQAQVEGKEASLSDAELQVASSVWTDYQTLTVDTENVHTSQQILDSAHQAFDAAQARYAKGVTGILEVITTQTALANALQQQISALAGWQNARIQLASSLGSLDVRSLYPTL; translated from the coding sequence ATGTTCGATCCGTCGTCTGCATGGGACGTATGTGCGGGCGATGCAAAGACCGATCTGACGTTACTCGATATCGTCTCCAGCGCGTTGTGCCACAACCCGAAAACCCGTGACGCCTGGGCCAATGTCAAAGTGCAAGCTGCGCAGGTCGGTGTATCCGAGGCCGCCTATCTGCCGACGTTGAATGGCACGATGCAGGCAGCGAAAGATAATTCGAACAGTCGCGGAACCGCCGCCGATCCGTTCGACGTTCAATCCAGCAGCCGCTACCAGAGCGCCGGATTGACACTGACGTGGCTGCTCTATGATTTCGGCGCCCGATCGGCAGGCGTCCATTACGCCAAGAGCAAGCTCGCATCCGCTCTGGCGGGACAAGACAGCGCATTGCAGACGGTGTTTGCCAATACGGTCAAGGACTACTACGCCGCCTTCGTCGCGCAAAAAAACATGCAGGCGACGCGAGACATTGAAGCAGATGCAAAGCGTGTATTGGACGCGGCAACGGTACGAGTACAGCACGGCGTGGCGGCCGTCAGCGATCAGTTGCAAGCGCAAACGTCGTATTTTCAGGCAACCTTCAATCGCCACAAGGCCGAGGGCGATTGGCTGTCTTCACTTGGCTTGATGGCGATCGACATGGGGCGACGTCCCAATCAACCCCTGCATCTGGTCGACGCGGACAGCGTCACCTTGCCCACCCAGTCCTTTGTGCAGTCCGTCGATCAATTGCTGCAAACCGCCCAGGAGCGACACCCTTCATTAATCGCTGCCCGAGCTGATCTGGCGGCAGCGCAAGCCAACGAAGAAGTCGTCCGGGCGCAGGGCCGACCGACGATCAGCTTTGTCGGTAAATACAACTACGATAATCAACCCCAGAGCTCCGGCGCCGGTCAGCAATATTTTGGTGAGACCGTTCGGGACCGCTCGGTCGGGCTACAAGTCAACATCCCGCTTTTTGAGGGGTTTACCCGAACCTATCAAGTGCGCGGCGCGCAGGCTCAGGTCGAAGGCAAGGAAGCCAGCTTGAGCGATGCTGAACTGCAAGTAGCGTCCAGTGTCTGGACCGATTACCAGACATTGACGGTAGACACGGAAAACGTGCACACCAGCCAACAAATTCTCGACAGTGCCCATCAGGCATTCGATGCCGCGCAAGCGCGCTATGCAAAGGGTGTGACCGGTATCCTTGAGGTCATCACGACCCAGACGGCATTGGCCAACGCGCTGCAACAGCAGATCAGCGCGCTGGCTGGCTGGCAGAACGCACGCATTCAACTGGCGTCGAGTTTGGGGAGTCTGGATGTCAGGAGTCTATACCCGACTCTTTGA
- a CDS encoding beta strand repeat-containing protein, translating into MMKSGEVVLASADDDITIHATNSYVSLGVEDRVAIDGSTTNVAGGIDNTVTIQGSGENVTLGSGSTLAMTGTNEEANLSNGTIWLGANTTLTGTGLTGSNDTLGGSASDSVVEYGNNDVTSLGLGSTLAMTGTNEEANLSNGTIWLGANTTLTGTGLTGSNDTLGGSASDSVVEYGNNDVTSLGLGSTLAMTGTNEEANLSNGTIWLGANTTLTGTGLTGSNDTLGGSASDSVVEYGNNDVTSLGLGSTLAMTGTNEEANLSSGTVWLGANTTLTGTGLTGSHDTLGGSASDSVVEYGNNDVTSLGLGSTLAMTGTNEEANLSNGTVWLGANTTLTGTGLTGSHDTLGGSASDSVVEYGNNDVTSLGLGSTLAMTGTNEEANLSSGTVWLGANTTLTGTGLTGSHDTLGGSASDSVVEYGNNDVTSLGLGSTLAMTGTNEEANLSNGTVWLGANTTLTGTGLTGSNDTLGGSASDSVVEYGNNDVTSLGLGSTLAMTGTNEEANLSNGTVWLGANTTLTGSGLTGSNDTLGGSASDSVVEYGNNDVTSLGAGSTLAMTGTNEEANLSNGTVWLGANTTLTGTGLTGSNDTLGGSASDSVVEYGNNDVTSLGLGSTLAMTGTNEEANLSSGTVWLGANTTLTGTGLTGSHDTLGGSASDSVVEYGNNDVTSLGLGSTLAMTGTNEEANLSNGTVWLGANTTLTGTGLTGSNDTLGGSASDSVVEYGNNDVTSLGAGSTLAMTGTNEEASLSNGTIWLGANTTLTGTGLTGSNDTLGGSASDSVVEYGNNDVTSLGAGSTLAMTGTNEEANLSNGTVWLGANTTLTGTGLTGSNDTLGGSASDSVVEYGNNDVTSLGAGSTLAMTGTNEEASLSNGTIWLGANTTLTGTGLSGSNDVLNGSSSDFVIENGNNDITSLGAGSTLAMTGTNEEAYLSSGTVWLGANTTLTGTGLSGSNDVLNGSSSDSVVENGNNDVTSLGSGSTLAMTGTNEEANLSSGTIWLGANTTLTGSGLTGSGDVLNGSSNDSVVEYGSNDVTSLGAGGTLHITGSNDQADLSYGTLYLGNNTTDSVIGSHDVIDAASNDVTALEGTYDSTSGNASDHDYDYGGNYTGDSVQGGVTDTHEPAALGIPPSSDDFPDFPDFPDSPGSPDSPDSPDPSDPSDFGDDGFAGSQSTVSAALSSNIGSIAEYELSQGNLAAAAAAEKGFQQAVEVANSTPTAGTGTAVLDGAKFDQQVITWSLANTQGTQAAQFSSYMGSADESVVQAAFDTWASATPGLTFEEVSDSAQSDIRVGFGDFNTATTAVIGYTSYQANGSQIAPDAIVRVEDSAQDALTTGADGQQTYAGTDATLSQVLLHEIGHALGLGDNADQNSVMNYQLTSSNQTLDSTDLVGIGSLYGSGATTSPVGSSGVSQLIQAMSTFNADAGVADTALLPATLLTSNITLVASSRAA; encoded by the coding sequence ATGATGAAAAGTGGCGAAGTTGTCCTCGCCAGTGCAGACGACGACATAACCATTCACGCTACCAACAGCTATGTATCACTGGGCGTAGAAGATCGTGTTGCGATTGATGGCAGTACTACCAACGTTGCTGGCGGCATTGACAACACTGTCACCATCCAAGGCAGCGGAGAAAATGTCACGCTGGGATCAGGAAGTACGCTGGCCATGACCGGCACCAACGAAGAAGCCAATCTGTCGAACGGTACCATTTGGCTGGGGGCGAACACGACGCTGACCGGCACCGGGCTGACCGGCTCCAACGACACGCTCGGCGGCAGCGCCAGCGACTCCGTTGTCGAGTACGGCAACAATGACGTTACGTCACTGGGATTGGGAAGTACGTTGGCCATGACCGGCACCAACGAAGAAGCCAATCTGTCCAACGGCACCATTTGGCTGGGGGCGAACACGACCTTGACCGGCACCGGTTTGACTGGCTCCAACGACACGCTGGGCGGCAGTGCCAGTGACTCGGTCGTCGAGTACGGCAACAATGACGTTACGTCATTGGGGCTGGGAAGCACGTTGGCCATGACCGGCACCAACGAAGAAGCCAATCTGTCCAACGGCACCATTTGGCTGGGGGCGAACACGACCTTGACCGGCACCGGTTTGACTGGCTCCAACGACACGCTGGGCGGCAGTGCCAGTGACTCGGTCGTCGAGTACGGCAACAATGACGTTACGTCATTGGGGCTGGGAAGCACGTTGGCCATGACCGGCACCAACGAAGAAGCCAACCTGTCCAGCGGCACCGTTTGGCTGGGGGCGAACACGACACTGACCGGCACCGGGCTGACCGGCTCCCACGACACGCTGGGCGGTAGCGCCAGTGACTCGGTCGTCGAGTACGGCAACAATGACGTTACGTCATTGGGGCTGGGAAGCACGTTGGCCATGACCGGCACCAACGAAGAAGCCAACCTGTCCAACGGCACCGTTTGGCTGGGGGCGAACACGACGTTGACCGGCACCGGGCTGACCGGCTCCCACGACACGCTGGGCGGCAGTGCCAGTGACTCGGTCGTCGAGTACGGCAACAATGACGTTACGTCATTGGGGCTGGGAAGCACGTTGGCCATGACCGGCACCAACGAAGAAGCCAACCTGTCCAGCGGCACCGTTTGGCTGGGGGCGAACACGACACTGACCGGCACCGGGCTGACCGGCTCCCACGACACGCTGGGCGGTAGCGCCAGTGACTCGGTCGTCGAGTACGGCAACAATGACGTTACGTCATTGGGGCTGGGAAGCACGTTGGCCATGACCGGCACCAACGAAGAAGCCAATCTGTCGAACGGCACCGTTTGGCTGGGTGCCAACACGACACTGACCGGCACCGGGCTGACCGGCTCCAACGACACGCTGGGCGGTAGCGCCAGTGACTCGGTCGTCGAGTACGGCAACAATGACGTTACGTCATTGGGGCTGGGAAGCACGCTGGCCATGACCGGCACCAACGAAGAAGCGAACCTGTCGAACGGCACCGTTTGGCTGGGTGCGAACACGACACTGACCGGCAGCGGTTTGACCGGCTCCAACGACACGCTGGGCGGTAGCGCCAGCGACTCGGTTGTCGAGTACGGCAATAACGACGTCACGTCATTGGGCGCGGGAAGTACGTTGGCCATGACCGGCACCAACGAAGAAGCCAATCTGTCGAACGGTACCGTTTGGCTGGGTGCCAACACGACACTGACCGGCACCGGGCTGACCGGCTCCAACGACACGCTGGGCGGCAGTGCCAGTGACTCGGTCGTCGAGTACGGCAACAATGACGTTACGTCATTGGGGCTGGGAAGCACGTTGGCCATGACCGGCACCAACGAAGAAGCCAACCTGTCCAGCGGCACCGTTTGGCTGGGGGCGAACACGACGTTGACCGGCACCGGGCTGACCGGCTCCCACGACACGCTGGGCGGTAGCGCCAGTGACTCGGTCGTCGAGTACGGCAACAATGACGTTACGTCATTGGGGCTGGGAAGCACGTTGGCCATGACCGGCACCAACGAAGAAGCCAATCTGTCGAACGGCACCGTTTGGCTGGGGGCGAACACGACACTGACCGGCACCGGGCTGACCGGCTCCAACGACACGCTGGGCGGTAGCGCCAGCGACTCGGTTGTCGAGTACGGCAATAACGACGTCACGTCATTGGGCGCGGGAAGTACGTTGGCCATGACCGGCACCAACGAAGAAGCTAGCCTGTCCAACGGCACCATTTGGCTGGGGGCGAACACGACGCTGACCGGCACCGGGCTGACCGGCTCCAACGACACGCTCGGCGGCAGCGCCAGCGACTCGGTTGTCGAGTACGGCAATAACGACGTCACGTCCCTGGGAGCGGGAAGCACGTTGGCCATGACCGGCACCAACGAAGAAGCGAACCTGTCGAACGGCACCGTTTGGCTGGGGGCGAACACGACGTTGACCGGCACCGGGCTGACCGGCTCCAACGACACACTGGGCGGCAGTGCCAGCGACTCCGTTGTCGAGTACGGCAATAACGACGTCACGTCCCTGGGAGCGGGAAGCACGTTGGCCATGACCGGCACCAACGAAGAAGCTAGCCTGTCCAACGGCACCATTTGGCTGGGTGCGAACACGACGTTGACCGGCACCGGTTTAAGCGGTTCCAACGATGTTCTAAACGGTAGCTCGAGCGACTTCGTCATCGAGAACGGCAATAACGACATCACGTCCCTGGGGGCGGGAAGTACGTTGGCCATGACCGGGACCAATGAAGAAGCCTATCTGTCGAGCGGCACCGTTTGGCTGGGCGCGAACACGACCTTGACCGGCACCGGTTTAAGCGGTTCCAACGATGTTCTGAACGGTAGCTCGAGCGACTCCGTCGTCGAGAACGGCAATAACGACGTCACGTCCCTGGGATCGGGAAGCACGTTGGCCATGACCGGCACCAATGAAGAGGCCAATCTGTCGAGCGGCACCATTTGGCTGGGGGCGAACACAACGCTGACCGGCAGCGGTTTGACTGGCTCCGGCGATGTTTTAAACGGTAGCTCGAACGATTCTGTCGTCGAGTACGGCAGTAACGACGTCACCTCCCTGGGAGCGGGAGGTACGTTGCACATAACGGGCAGCAATGATCAGGCAGATCTGTCCTACGGCACCCTCTATCTGGGTAACAACACCACCGATAGTGTCATCGGTAGTCACGATGTTATTGACGCAGCGTCTAATGACGTAACAGCCCTTGAAGGCACTTACGACTCTACTAGCGGCAACGCATCCGACCACGATTATGACTACGGCGGCAATTACACAGGTGACTCGGTACAAGGTGGCGTCACTGACACTCATGAACCTGCCGCATTGGGTATTCCCCCATCGAGTGACGATTTCCCCGATTTCCCCGATTTCCCCGATTCCCCCGGCTCTCCCGATTCCCCCGATTCCCCCGATCCCTCCGATCCCTCCGATTTCGGCGATGACGGCTTTGCTGGTAGTCAATCCACGGTGTCAGCTGCACTCAGCAGCAACATCGGTTCCATCGCCGAGTACGAGCTGAGTCAAGGCAATCTGGCGGCAGCCGCGGCGGCGGAAAAGGGCTTCCAGCAAGCCGTCGAGGTGGCGAACTCGACACCCACTGCCGGTACGGGAACGGCTGTTCTGGACGGCGCCAAATTTGACCAACAGGTCATTACCTGGAGCCTTGCCAACACTCAGGGAACCCAGGCCGCGCAGTTCAGTAGCTATATGGGGAGCGCCGACGAATCAGTCGTACAGGCGGCATTCGACACTTGGGCTAGCGCCACGCCGGGGCTGACCTTTGAGGAGGTCAGCGATTCTGCGCAGTCTGATATTCGGGTGGGTTTTGGGGATTTCAACACAGCGACCACCGCGGTCATCGGTTACACCAGTTATCAAGCCAATGGTAGTCAGATAGCGCCCGACGCCATCGTTCGGGTGGAGGACTCGGCGCAGGATGCGCTGACGACAGGAGCCGATGGGCAGCAGACCTACGCGGGTACTGACGCCACGCTGTCCCAAGTGTTGCTGCATGAGATTGGTCATGCGCTGGGCCTGGGAGATAACGCCGATCAAAACTCGGTAATGAACTACCAGCTCACTTCCAGCAATCAGACGCTGGACAGCACGGACCTGGTCGGTATCGGTTCGCTCTATGGTTCTGGCGCGACGACCTCGCCAGTTGGCAGTAGTGGTGTGAGCCAGTTGATTCAGGCCATGTCCACCTTCAATGCGGATGCCGGTGTCGCCGATACCGCCTTGCTGCCGGCCACTTTGTTGACGAGCAATATCACGCTCGTTGCCTCATCGCGTGCAGCCTGA
- a CDS encoding HlyD family efflux transporter periplasmic adaptor subunit produces the protein MQELAVHTIGGVVTPAQALLVIVPDDAGLEIEAQILNRDIGFVRPGQDAEIKLDAFPYTHYGTIPGKVMSISQDAVKDDKLGLVYPARIQLGAHVIVADGKDVQLEPGMSSSVEIKTEQRRIIEYLLTPLLKYQSEALRER, from the coding sequence GTGCAGGAACTGGCGGTGCATACGATTGGCGGTGTGGTCACCCCGGCGCAGGCCTTGTTGGTGATTGTGCCGGATGACGCCGGCCTGGAAATTGAAGCGCAGATTCTCAACCGGGATATCGGTTTTGTTCGGCCGGGGCAGGATGCTGAAATCAAGCTGGATGCCTTTCCGTATACCCACTACGGCACGATCCCGGGCAAGGTCATGTCGATTTCGCAGGATGCGGTGAAGGATGACAAGTTGGGGTTGGTTTATCCGGCAAGGATTCAACTCGGTGCGCATGTGATTGTGGCGGATGGTAAGGATGTTCAGTTGGAACCGGGGATGTCGAGTTCGGTGGAGATCAAGACTGAGCAGAGAAGGATTATTGAGTATTTGTTGACGCCGTTGTTGAAGTATCAGAGTGAGGCGTTGAGGGAGCGATGA
- a CDS encoding biotin/lipoyl-binding protein, whose product MSLLNRWFPRLQHYRDIARAALDAEKAQGNPLQRQRDEVEFLPAALEVLETPVSPVGRGLMWALMLLFAIALVWSTVGKLDVVAVAEGKVVPNGKSKTIQPLEAGIVKAILVDNGQHVTQGQALIELDPTEATADVGKSRTARVDAMLTINRAQALLDAQTVNRTPTVQPVPDATEDRQRDTQRFAEGAFYEHRSKLTSLRSELQKRVQELQTTQHKISSLQQTLPMTRAEEEDYQTLLQQSYVPRHAYLEKEQARIQQEQELAGQQSYAKELQATIQEQRDDIDTAIAQFRREQLDALNQAQHQLAQVQGDETKSQQRQWQTHLTAPVGGPCRNWRCIRLAVWSPRRRPCW is encoded by the coding sequence ATGTCGCTGCTTAATCGATGGTTCCCACGGCTGCAGCATTACCGCGACATTGCCCGCGCGGCACTCGATGCTGAAAAAGCCCAAGGCAATCCCCTGCAACGCCAGCGTGACGAAGTCGAGTTTTTGCCGGCGGCGCTGGAGGTACTGGAAACGCCCGTGTCCCCGGTCGGTCGCGGCTTGATGTGGGCGCTGATGCTGTTGTTCGCCATTGCCCTGGTCTGGTCGACTGTCGGCAAACTCGACGTGGTTGCGGTGGCGGAGGGCAAGGTCGTCCCCAACGGCAAAAGCAAAACGATCCAACCGCTGGAAGCCGGCATCGTCAAGGCGATCCTGGTCGACAACGGCCAGCACGTGACCCAAGGCCAGGCCCTGATCGAGCTGGACCCGACCGAGGCCACGGCGGATGTCGGTAAATCGAGGACGGCGCGGGTCGATGCAATGTTGACGATCAACCGCGCCCAAGCCCTGCTCGATGCGCAAACCGTCAATCGGACACCGACCGTCCAACCGGTGCCGGACGCTACCGAGGATCGACAACGAGATACCCAACGCTTCGCCGAAGGCGCCTTCTACGAACACCGCAGCAAACTCACCAGCTTGCGCTCGGAGTTGCAAAAACGCGTGCAGGAACTGCAAACCACCCAGCACAAAATCAGCAGCCTGCAGCAGACCTTGCCGATGACCCGCGCGGAAGAGGAGGACTACCAGACCTTGCTCCAGCAAAGCTACGTACCGCGCCATGCCTATCTGGAAAAGGAGCAGGCGCGGATTCAGCAAGAGCAGGAGTTGGCTGGGCAGCAGAGTTACGCCAAGGAATTGCAGGCGACGATTCAGGAGCAGCGTGACGATATCGATACCGCCATTGCGCAATTTCGCCGTGAACAACTCGATGCGCTCAACCAGGCGCAGCATCAGTTGGCCCAGGTCCAGGGCGATGAAACCAAGTCCCAGCAACGGCAATGGCAGACCCATTTGACCGCGCCGGTGGGGGGACCGTGCAGGAACTGGCGGTGCATACGATTGGCGGTGTGGTCACCCCGGCGCAGGCCTTGTTGGTGA